GCCTTGGACAGGCCCATTTCCTTGTACGCATGGTCAAAGCACAGCACCAGCTTGTAACGAAGCTGGTTGAGCTTTTCTTCGAGCGGCCGCAGCGTCTCGGTGTACTTGCGCTGGTAATCGGCTTCGATCGACTGCCATTGCGCCAGCCGGGCCCGTTCGGCCGCCAGGCGTTCCTGAAGGCGACCACATAATTCACGCTGACTTTCGAAGGATTCTTTGCTCATGACCCACTCCTCTTGCAAACCGGGGTATTGAAAACAGCCGCCACTCTAAACGATACGCGCAAACCCTTCTTGAAAATCAGCGTCAATAACGCTAATCATTATTATTAATATAGAATCTCGGCTGTCCGCTATCCCTTGCCTGGCAGCCCTGATGTCCCTGCGCTTCCTAGCGGGCCCCACCCCCTCACGCAAACGCCTGATCCTGATCGCGGCCGCCCTGGCGCTGGCCCTGCTGATCGGTGCGGCGGTCTGGCTGGCGGGCAATAAAGGCCCCGCCGCTCCTCCTCCCCCCAACTATGGGAAGCTTCCCGTCGCGGTGAGCGTCGCCGCCGCGCGCACCGGCCCGTTGCAGCGCGACTTGCACGCGCTGGGCACCATCACGCCGCTGGCGCAGGTGACCGTGCGCAGCCAGGTCGATGGCGAACTGATCAAGCTGCACTACACCGAAGGCCAGGCCGTGGCGCAAGGCCAGTTGCTTGCCGAGATAGATCCGCGCCCCTTCCAGACTGCGCTGGCGTCGGCCGAAGGCGAGCTGGCGCAGACGCAGGCGCTGCTGGACAACGCCGAAGCGGACCTGCGGCGCTATCGCAAGCTGGCGCGGCAGGAAGCCGTGGCCGGCCAGCAGCTTGATACGGCCGAGGCGCAGGTGCGCATGTACACCGCGCAGCGCCAGAAGAACCAGGCGCAGGTCGCCGACGCCCGCCGCCTGCTCAGCCACACGCGCATCGTGGCGCCGCACGCCGGGCGCGTGGGCTTGCGGCGCGTGGATGCCGGCAACCACGTGCGCGCGGCAGACGCCGACGGCCTGACCACGCTGGTGCAGATGGCGCCCACCTCGGCCCTCTTCAGCATCCCGGAGACCCGCCTGGACATCCTGCGGCAGGCGCAAGCGAAAACGCCCGTGTTGCGCGTGCAG
The DNA window shown above is from Achromobacter spanius and carries:
- a CDS encoding efflux RND transporter periplasmic adaptor subunit; this encodes MSLRFLAGPTPSRKRLILIAAALALALLIGAAVWLAGNKGPAAPPPPNYGKLPVAVSVAAARTGPLQRDLHALGTITPLAQVTVRSQVDGELIKLHYTEGQAVAQGQLLAEIDPRPFQTALASAEGELAQTQALLDNAEADLRRYRKLARQEAVAGQQLDTAEAQVRMYTAQRQKNQAQVADARRLLSHTRIVAPHAGRVGLRRVDAGNHVRAADADGLTTLVQMAPTSALFSIPETRLDILRQAQAKTPVLRVQAWDADERRILAEGTLEALDNRIQAASGTVRLRARFDNADESLFPNQFVNIRLAVVQQDDVVTIPTAAVQFGSEGSFVFVIGDDNRATRRVLKLGPANAGRIVVLTGLAADERVVVEGVDRLHDGRDVQIVEAPSEDKEPA